The window CCTCTGAGGTGGGGCGGACGAAGAAGGAGCCGCGCTCCTGCAGGTTGATCATGGCGAACGGCGTCACAACACCGGCACGGTCCGCGATCATCGAGCCGTTGGTGCGGTACTCGATCGGGCCGGCCCAGGGCTCGTAGCCCTCGGAGATGGAGGCCGCGATGCCGGCGCCGCGGGTATCCGTGAGGAACTTCGTGCGGAAACCGATCAGGCCACGGGCCGGAACGATGAACTCCATGCGGCACCAGCCGGTGCCGTGGTTGGCCATGTTGGTCATACGGCCCTTGCGGGCTGCCATGAGCTGGGTGACGGCGCCGAGGTACTCTTCGGGAACGTCGATGGTCATGTGTTCCATCGGCTCGTGGACCTTGCCGTCGACGGTCCTGGTAACAACCTGCGGCTTGCCCACGGTCAGCTCGAAGCCTTCGCGGCGCATCTGCTCAACCAGGATGGCCAAGGCGAGCTCGCCACGGCCCTGGACTTCCCAGGCATCGGGGCGCTCGGTGGGGAGCACCTTGATGGAGACGTTGCCGATCAGTTCCTTGTCGAGACGGTCCTTGACCTGGCGGGCGGTGACCTTCGCACCCTTGACCCGGCCGGCCAGCGGCGAGGTGTTGATACCGATGGTCATGGAGATGGCGGGATCGTCCACGGTGATCAGTGGCAGCGGCTGCGGGTTGTCGACGTCGGTCAGGGTCTCACCGATGGTGATTTCCTCGATGCCGGCGACGGCGACGATTTCACCCGGGCCGGCGGAGTCGGTCGGGACACGGTCCAGGGCCTTGGTGGCCAGCAGTTCCGTGATCTTGACGTTCTTCATTTCGCCGTTGGCACGTGCCCAGGCGACGGTCTGGCCCTTGCGCAGGGTGCCGTTGTAGATGCGCAGCAGTGCCAGCCGGCCCAGGAACGGGGAGGCGTCCAGGTTCGTCACGTGCGCCTGGAGGACACCGTTGGGGTTGTAGGTCGGTGCCGGGATGTGCTCGATGATGGCCTGGAAGAGCGGCTCGAGGTCCTCGTTTTCCGGGGCGGAGCCGTCGGCAGGCTGTTCCAGGGACGCACGGCCAACCTTCGCTGCGGCGTAAACGACCGGGACGTTGAGGATTTTGTCGAGGTCCAGGTCAGGAACTTCGTCGGCGAGGTCTGAGGCCAGGCCGAGGAGCAGGTCCATGGACTCGTGGACTACTTCTTCGATCCGCGCGTCGGGACGGTCGGTCTTGTTGACCAGGAGGATCACCGGCAGGTGCGCGGCGAGGGCCTTGCGGAGGACGAAGCGGGTCTGGGGCAGCGGGCCCTCAGAAGCATCAACGAGGAGGACGACGCCGTCAACCATCGACAGGCCGCGCTCCACCTCGCCACCAAAGTCGGCGTGGCCGGGGGTGTCGATGACGTTGATGGTGATGGTCTCGCCCTTGGAGGACGGTCCGTTGTAAGCCACCGTGGTGTTTTTGGCCAGGATGGTGATGCCCTTTTCACGCTCAAGGTCACCGGAGTCCATGACCCGGTCCTCGAGGTGGTTGTGGGCGGCAAAAGAGTTGGTCTGCTTGAGCATGGCGTCGACCAGGGTGGTCTTGCCGTGGTCAACGTGGGCCACGATCGCGACGTTGCGCAGGTCACTGCGCGATGCAGTGGCTACCGCGGTGTTGGTGGTGGTTTCAGACATGCGTTATTGCTCGATTCAGTGGTGAAGTCAGCTGTTGTATCGCGACATTTCCAACCGGAACGCACGACGGATACGCCCCTTTGGCACAGGGCACCTTCTTCCATTCTAAACGCTTGGGCATTTATTGGCCTAAATCCGTTATCCCCGCAGATCAGGCCGGTCAGTAAGGACGGGAAATTGGCACGGCGCCTGTGAGTAAAGTCACTGGATTTTATCGGCCTGATGCCCCATGATTGCTGAGACAGCAGCAGCCAGCACGGAGACATCACTTGCGAAACGCCTCGGCCCTGTTCCGCTTGGTCGCACCGATGATCGCCGTAGGCATCCTTGCTGCGGGTTGCGGGCAGACACCATCCGCCCCCACGCCCGACGCCGGCGCAAGCCAGCGTGGCGGCGTCCCCGCCGCCGTGGCGTCCCGCGCTCCCGGCGAGCCCGTGGCCTTAGGATCCAATGGAAAAGCCAAGTTTTTCCCCTTGCCTGGCCCGGCCGGCGCACCGGCGGGCCCCCTCACCCCGCCGCTCCTCCCCGCGAATCTGCCCGCGAATCTGCCCGTCAATCTCCCCGCGGGCAGCATCTACCGGAACCCCGCCAGTGGCCGCGACGAGGTGGTCGTGGCGGACATCGCCAGGACAGCCGTGCTGATCGGCGATTCCCAGTCCGAGCCCGTGACGTCCTGGCCCCGGACGGCACTGGCCAGCCTGGGTTACACGGTCCATTTCTGCGGCCTGGGCGGCACGGGCTATGTTGCAGCCAACGGCAAGACCGGCAACTACATCGACGCCCTCGAGCGCGGCGACTGGCTGCTCCCTTACGGTTCGCCGCCCCTCGTGGTACTCGAGGGCGGCGGCAATGACGCCGCCCGGGGCGCAACGGACCAGCAAATCTCGGCCAATGCCGAGCGGCTGATCGCCGGTGTCCGGGGGCGCTACCCCGAGGCGCGGCTGGCCATGGTGGGGACGCTCGCCCGCGGCGCCGCCAATGGCGGCGGACGCCGCACCCAGGTCGACGCGCTGCTCGGCACGGTGGCAGCCCGGCACTCCATTCCTTTTGTCAGCGTCGGGGACTGGCTGACCCGCTACAACCTCACCAAGTCGATGGCCGACGGCGTCCACATGAATGCCGACGGGCACGCCGCCCTGGCCGTCCTGCTGGCCCAGCGGCTGGCGGAATTTACGCTGCAGGCACCGCCCCCCGGACTCGTTGCGGCCCTGACGAGGCGCTGAGACGAGCCCCGGAGACGAGCGGCTGCCCCCGCCGGGCGCCGCAGCCTTCCACGCTCGTCAACGACACGGGAGCCGGTGTCCGCCCTGGGGCGGACACCGGCTCCCGTGTCGTTCAGCTCAACTCATCGAGCGGAGTTCAGGCAGTTCAGGCGACTTCCGGGGGCAGCATCAGGCGTGCACCGGGGATCGCGTTGAGCAGAGCCTTTGTGTAGTCCTGCCGGGGCGCGTCGAAGACGTCGTCGGTGGATCCCGTTTCCACCAGCTTGCCCTTTTCCATGACGCAGACGTGGTCCGCGATCTGCCGCACCACGGCGAGGTCGTGGGTGATGAACAGGTAGGTCAGGCCCAGCCGGGACTGCAGTTCGGCGAGCAGGTTCAGCACCTGCGCCTGGACCAGGACGTCGAGTGCAGAGACGGCCTCATCGCAGATGATCACCTCGGGGTCCAGGGCGAGGGCACGGGCGATTGCGACCCGCTGACGCTGCCCGCCGGAGAGTTCGTTCGGGTAGCGCTGCATGGTGGACTGCGGCAGGGCCACCTGGTCCAGCAGTTCACGAACCTTCTTCTCGCGGCTGGCCTTGTCCCCAATTTTGTGGGTCCGCAACGGCTCCTCGATGGTCCGGAAGATGTTGTACATCGGATCCAAAGACCCGTAAGGGTCCTGGAAGATCGGCTGTACCCGGCGGCGGAAGGCGAAGATCTCCTTGCTGTTGAGCGTGGAGGTGTCGACGCCGTCGAAGATGATCTTCCCGGACGTGGGGGTCAAGAGGTTCAGCACCATTTGCGCCACGGTGGACTTTCCGGAGCCGGACTCGCCCACGATTGCCGTCGTGGTTCCGCGCTTGACGCCGAAGGAGACGTCGTCGACGGCGGTGAAGTCCATTGACTTGCCAAAGCCCGAGCGCAGCTTAAAGACCTTGCTCAGGTTTTGGATCTGCAATACGTCCTCGGTCATGGCCGGTTCCACCACCACGGCCTCGGCGGGGGCCAGCAGGTCATCTGTCTCGACGCCCAGTTCCTTGGCGACCGTGATGCGCCGGGAAGCCAGCGACGGCGCCGAGGCAACCAGGCGCTGAGTGTAGGGGTGCTGCGGGTTCTGCAGGAGCTCCAGGGACGGCCCGGATTCCACGACCTGACCGCGGTACATCACCACCACCTTGTCCGCCCGCTCGGCGGCCAGGCCAAGGTCGTGGGTGATGAGCAGCACCGCGGTGCCAAGTTCGGTGGTCATCTTGTCCAGATGATCGAGGATCTGCCGCTGGACCGTGACGTCCAGGGCCGACGTCGGCTCATCAGCAATCAGCAGACGCGGCTGGCAGGAAAGCCCGATGGCGATCAGGGCACGCTGGCGCATGCCGCCGGAGAACTCGTGCGGGTACTGCTTGGCCCGCCGCGCAGCGTCCGGCAGGCCCGCCTGCGACAGGACGGTTGCGACGTCGTCCTGGCTGTCAGGAAGTCCGTTGGCCTTCAACGTCTCGCGGACCTGCTGCCCGATCTTCCACACGGGGTTCAGGTTCGACATGGGGTCCTGCGGGACCATGCCGATGCTGTTTCCGCGGAGTTCAATCATCCGCTTTTCACCGGCGTTGGAGATATCTTCGCCGTCGAACAGGATCTGGCCGGCCGAGACGCGGCCGTTGGTCGGCAGCAGGCCGATGGCGGCCAGGGCAGTGGTCGACTTGCCCGACCCGGACTCGCCGACAATGGCGACCGTCTCACCCGGCATGATGGTGAGGTGCGCGTTCCGCACTGCCTGGACGTCGCCGTTGCCGGTGGCAAAGGTGATCGCCAGGTCCTTGATTTCAAGCAGCGGCCGGTCCGCGGAGATGCCCGCTTCCTGGATTTCTACAGAGGCGTTCAAGGTCTCCCCTTTCATCGCTTGCGCGCTTTGGGATCGAGGGCGTCACGCAGGGCATCGCCCAGCATGATGAAGCTCAGGACGGTGATGGACAGCGCGATGGCCGGGTAAAGCAGCGGCATCGGGTTGGACCGGAGCGAAGCTTGCGCCGCCTGGATGTCGTTTCCCCAGGACATGACGCTGGGCGGCAGCCCGATGCCGAGGAAGGACAGCGTGGATTCGGCCACAATGAAGGTGCCGAGCGAAATCGTGGCGACGACGATGATCGGGGCCAGCGAGTTCGGCATGACGTGGCGCATGAGGGCGCCGAACTTCGAGACACCCAGCGACCGGGCCGCCACGACGAAGTCGGCGTTGCGGACTTCGATCACGGCGCCGCGGGTGATGCGGGCGATCTGCGGCCAGCCGAAGGTGACCAGGATCAGCACCAGGGTCCAGACCGTGCGGTTGGTGCGGAACATCGGCAGCTGCATGAGCACAATGGCACCAAGGATCAGCGGGAGGGCGAAGAAGATGTCATTGATGCGGGCCAGCACAGCGTCCACCCAGCCGCCGTAGTAACCGGCCACGGCCCCCATGATGCCGCCGATCAGCAGGACGCCGATGGTGGTGAAGAGACCCACGGTCACGGAGGACCGTGTACCGAAGATGACGCGCGCGTAGACGTCGCAGCCCTGCTGGGTGAAGCCCAGCGGGTGGCCGTCGGCCGGTCCTGCGTCCGAGTTCGCCAGCTGGCAGGCCTCCGACGTCGGATCGATTCCGGAGAACAGGCCCGGGAAGAGCGAAACGGCCACCACGACCAGGATCAGGACCGCCGAGATCAGGAACAGCGGCTGCTTGCGCAGGTTCTTCCACGCCTCGCCCCAAAGACTCAGCGGCGCTTTGTCCTCCTTGACCCGGTCGGTTGCCTGCAGCGGCGTCTCGGCGAGGTCTGCAACGAAATGCTCTTTGTGGCGCACCGCAGGAGCGGCGGCGCTGTAATTTGCGTTGTTCACATCAGGAGTCATAGCGGATCCTCGGGTCAAGCCAGGCGTACAGCAGGTCAACGAGCAGGTTGGAGAGGCAGTAGATCAACACCAGGACGGTCACGATCGAGACCACCGTCGGTCCTTCCCCTGACAGGACGGCCCGGTAGAGCCGGTTGCCGACACCCGGAATGTTGAAGATGCCTTCCGTGACAATCGCGCCGCCCATCAGGGCGCCAAGGTCGGCGCCGAGGAACGTGATGACCGGAATCAGGGAGTTGCGCAGGATATGCACCCGGACCACTTTGAACCGGGACAAGCCCTTGGCCGAGGCAGTGCGGACGTAATCGGCGCTCATGTTCTCGAGCACGCTGGTCCGGGTCAGCCGGAGGACGTAGGCGAAGGAGCCCAGTCCCAGGACGATTGCCGGCAGGATCAGGTCCTGGACAGTCGCGGCTGAGCTGACCGTGGGTTTCGCCCACGCCAGCTGGACGCCGATGAAGTACTGCAGCAGGAACCCGAGAACGAAGATCGGGATGCCGATGACGATCAGCGAGGCCACGAGAACAGTCGCGTCGAACAACTTGCCCTTGCGCAGGCCGGCGATGAGGCCAAAAATAATGCCGAAGAAGGCTTCAAAAATGAGGGCCATGACGGCCAGCCGCGCCGTCACGGGGAACACTTCGCCAAGGACCGCTGCGATGGGGCGGCCGGAGAAGTCCAGGCCGAGGTCGAAGGTAAAGATGCTCTTGAGGTAGAGCAGGTATTGGATCCAGAACGGCTGGTCCAGGTGGTACTGGGCGCGGAGCTGCGACGCCACGGCCTCGTTGACCGGCTTGTCGCCGAAGAGAGCCACGATGGGGTCGCCGGGGAGGCTGAAGACCAGGAAATAGACCAGCAGTGTCGCGCCGAGGAAGACGGGGATCAGCTGCAGGAAACGCTTGAGGATATAGGTCGCCATCAGCGCACCACACCCCCGCGAGCATGCATCCTGTCCAAAGATGCGGTGGAGTTGTTCATCAAAGAACCTTTTCACTATAGATGCGGGCCGACGCCGGGTTACTCACGGTGGGCGGCCCGCGAAAAGTTCGCCCGGAAAGCCGGGCCATCAAGAAATGCTGGAAACACGACGACGGCGGAGACCCCAGTCTGGGCAGCCCCCGCCGTCGTTGTGTTGTTACTTGCCGGTGATGTTGTAGTACAGCGGAACGCCGTCCCAGCCGTAGTCAACGTTGGAGACCTTGTCGCTCCAGCCGCCCTGGGCAACCTGGTACCACAGGGGGATGGCCGGAAGGTCCGTCAGCAGGATCTCCTGGGCCTTGTTCATGGCCTTGTTGCCTTCGGCGACCGAGGAGGCGGCGAGGCCGTCGGAGACGGACTTGTCGAACGTCGGGTTGGCGTAGTCAGCGTCGTTCGAGCCGGCACCGGTCTTGTAGATCGGTCCCAGGAAGTTGTACAGCGACGGGTAGTCAGCCTGCCAGCCGGCGCGGATGGCACCGGTCAGCGTCTTGGCGGTTGCGTCGTTGCGGGCTTCCTTGAAGGTGGCGTACGGCTTGCCTTCAACCTTGATGCCGAGGGTGTTCTTGAGCTGGTTCACGACAGCTTCGACCCATGCCTTGTGTCCGCCCTTGTCGGCGTTGTAGGCGATGGTGAAGGTCTTCTCCGCGTCCCACTTCTGGATCGCGTCTGCCTTCGCCCAGGTTTCCTTGGCCTTGGCGGCATCGAACTTCAGGTTCTCCGAACCCGGGATCGAGTCGCTGTAACCGTCCAGGACGGGGGCGGTGAATTCCTTGGCGGGCTGGCGCGCGCCGCTGAAGATCACCTTGGTGATCTCGTCGCGGTTGATGGCCATCGAGAGGGCCTGGCGGCGGAGCTTGCCGGCTTCGCCGCTCCACTCCGGCAGGTATTCCGGGATCGCGATCGTCTGGTTGCCGGCGTACGGCTTGTTGATGGTGCGCTCACCCAGGTCGGACTTGAAGTTCTTCAAGGCGCTCGTGGGGATGGTCTGCAGGATGTCCAGGTTGTTGGAGAGCAGGTCCTGGTACGCGGCGTCGTCGTTCTGGAAGATCTTGAACGTCACGCCGGCGTTCTTGGCCTTGCGCGGGCCGTTGTATTCCGGGTTCGGAACGAGCTGGATCTGCACGTTGTGCTGCCAGCCGCCGTCAGCCAGCTTGTAGGGGCCGTTGCCGACCGGCTTTTCGCCGAAACCCTTGGGGTCCGCGAGGGCGCCGGACGGGACCGGAACGAACGCCGTGTAGCCGAGGCGCAGCGGCCAGTCGGATTCGGGCTGCTTCAGTTCGACAGTGAAGGTCTGATCGTCGACGACCTTCAGGCCGGACATGGTTTCAACGGTCGAGCCTTCCGCGCTCGCTTCGTCGTAACCCTTGATGCTTTCAAAGAACGCGCCGCTGAGCTGGGCGTTCTTTGCAGCAGCGCCGAAGTTCCAGGAATCAACGAACGATTTCGCCGTGATGGCCTCGCCATTCGTAAACTTTTGGTCCTTCTTGATCTTGATCGTAAAGTTCTGGCCGTCCTTGCCCTCAATGGACTCGGCGAGTTCGTTAACGGGCTTGCCGCTGGGGTCATAGCTGACCAGGCCCGCGAAGATCATGTCGATGACCTTGCCGCCACCGACCTCGTTCGTGTCAGCCGGCATCAGCGGACGCTGGGGCTCGGAACCGTCGGCGAGGATCACCTTGCTGGTGTCGCCGCCGGTGCTGCCGCTACCGGACGTGGTGCCGCCACCGGCGCCGCATCCGGTCAGGGCGAGAGCGGCGATGGCCACCATGCCCAGTGCTTTGGAAGTGCGCGAAAAACGCATTCCGCCTCCTATGAGTTGTGGGAGTTCGAGAGGGAAGACTTATGCCTTCCCGCAGGCAGGCACAGGGGTATCCCCTGTGACGTGGCCTACATATAGAAGTAGCCTAACCCGTTGAAGTCCAAATGCTGGAACTCTGTTGCCAAACCGTGACCCGACAAAAGCGTGACCCCTACCGTCACGTGCAATGTATTTCAAGTCACACCGTACTGGCTGGTATTATTTGCCGGCGGGCCGGCTGCGTTAGCCGCGGTTAACTCTCCCCGGCCGCCAGCAATTGCGCCCGCAATTCGCGGCGTTCCCGCTGTTTTTCCGGATCCGGAAGCGGCACCGCAGCCAGCAGCCGCTGGGTGTACGGCTCCTGCGGATTGCGCAGAATCTGGTCCCGGGTGCCCTGTTCCACGATGCGTCCGCGCTGCATCACGCAGATCCGGTCCGCCAGCACGTCCACCACGGCAAGATCATGGGTGACAAAGAGGCAGGCGAAGCCGAGCTCCCTTTGCAGGTTCTGGAACAGGTCGAGCACCTTGGCCTGAACTGACACGTCCAGGGCGGAGGTTGGTTCATCGGCGACCATGAGCTTGGGCTTCAGGGCCAGGGCCCGGGCGATGCCCACACGCTGCTTCTGGCCGCCGGAAAGTTCGTGCGGGTAGCGGTTGCGGTACTCCCGCGGGAGCTCCACCTGATCCAGCAGTGCCTCGATCCGCTTCTGCAGATCCGCCCCCTTCGCCACCTTCGCCAGGAACATCGGCTCGCCGATGCTTTCACCGATGGGCAGCCGGGGGTTCAGCGAGGACGAGGGGTCCTGGAACACCATGCCTACATGGCGGCGCATCTCATGCAACTGCCGGCCGTTGCTCTTGGCGGCGGAGATGTCCTGCCCCACCACCTTCATGGTGCCGGCCGCCACCGGCAGAAGGCCGACGGCGGCACGGCCGATCGTCGTCTTGCCCGAACCGGACTCCCCCACCAGCCCGACAACCTGGCCCGGATAAATCACGAGGTTGGCGTCTTCCACGGCGCGGAAGGCAGGCACCCGGCCCTGCTTGGGGTATTCGATGGCCACCCCCGTCAGCTCCAGGACGGGAACGCCCTCCGGCGTCGCAGCCCCGGCAGCCGCAAGCGCTCGAGCGTTGTCCTGCTCGCGGCGGAGCAATTCCTCTTCCGGAATGGAAACGATTTCAGCGTGCGTGGCAGCGGCAAGGGCAGCTGTGACGTCGACGTCCGCTACGGAATCCGTACCGCCCTGGCCCAGATGGGGGACGGCCGCGAGCAGGGCCCGGGTGTATTCGTGCTGCGGGTTGTGGAAGATCTCCGCGGCAGTGCCGCTTTCGACGATCACACCGCGGCGCATGACGGCGATCCGGTCTGCGAGGTCCGCCACAACACCCATGTCGTGGGTGATCAACACGATGGCGCTGTCCAGCTTGTTCCGCAGGTTCCGCATGAGATCCAGGATTTCGGCCTGGACGGTGACATCGAGAGCCGTGGTGGGCTCGTCGGCGATGAGCAACTTCGGGTCGCACGAAAGCGACTGCGCGATCATGGCGCGCTGCCGCTGGCCGCCGGAGAGCTGGTGCGGGTAGGACCTGAACGCTTTTTCCGGGTCCGGCAGTTCCACCAGTTCGAGCATGCGCAGGGCACGCAGCTTCGCTTCCGCGGGCGAGACTTCACTGTGGAGGCGGACGGTCTCCACGATCTGGGCGCCGACCGTATACACGGGGTTCAGGGCCGTCATCGGCTCCTGAAATATCACCGCGACGTCCTTGCCGCGGACGGCCCGGATGTTGGCCTCGTTGACGCCGAGCAATTCCTTGCCGCCGAGTCTCACGCTTCCGCTCACGCGGCTGTTACTGGGCAACAGGCCCAGCAAAGCCATGGAGCTGGCGCTCTTGCCTGAGCCCGACTCGCCCACGATGGCGAGCACCTCGCCGGCGTGCACCTCATAGTTCAAGCCGATCGCGGCGGGAACCCACTTCCGGTCCACGCCAAAGTCGACGCTGAGATTGCGGACCTCAAGGACAGGCTCCCCCTTGCCGGCCGGGGGCGGAACAACCGGGTCGAGGGCAATGAAGTCAGTCATGATGGGGCTTTCCTTCCACCCGGGCCGCCGGTGCTCCGGAAATTAGTGCTGCGGCTCGGAATACTGAAATATGGGGGGCATGGGTTCTGCGCCGCACACCGGTCACGTCGAAGTCTTCAAGGCCGGAA is drawn from Micrococcaceae bacterium Sec5.8 and contains these coding sequences:
- the typA gene encoding translational GTPase TypA; protein product: MSETTTNTAVATASRSDLRNVAIVAHVDHGKTTLVDAMLKQTNSFAAHNHLEDRVMDSGDLEREKGITILAKNTTVAYNGPSSKGETITINVIDTPGHADFGGEVERGLSMVDGVVLLVDASEGPLPQTRFVLRKALAAHLPVILLVNKTDRPDARIEEVVHESMDLLLGLASDLADEVPDLDLDKILNVPVVYAAAKVGRASLEQPADGSAPENEDLEPLFQAIIEHIPAPTYNPNGVLQAHVTNLDASPFLGRLALLRIYNGTLRKGQTVAWARANGEMKNVKITELLATKALDRVPTDSAGPGEIVAVAGIEEITIGETLTDVDNPQPLPLITVDDPAISMTIGINTSPLAGRVKGAKVTARQVKDRLDKELIGNVSIKVLPTERPDAWEVQGRGELALAILVEQMRREGFELTVGKPQVVTRTVDGKVHEPMEHMTIDVPEEYLGAVTQLMAARKGRMTNMANHGTGWCRMEFIVPARGLIGFRTKFLTDTRGAGIAASISEGYEPWAGPIEYRTNGSMIADRAGVVTPFAMINLQERGSFFVRPTSEVYEGMIVGENSRADDMDVNITKEKKLTNMRAASSDTFENLTPPRDLTLEESLEFAREDECVEVTPDSIRIRKLILDVNQRAKSNRARAKV
- a CDS encoding SGNH/GDSL hydrolase family protein; protein product: MRNASALFRLVAPMIAVGILAAGCGQTPSAPTPDAGASQRGGVPAAVASRAPGEPVALGSNGKAKFFPLPGPAGAPAGPLTPPLLPANLPANLPVNLPAGSIYRNPASGRDEVVVADIARTAVLIGDSQSEPVTSWPRTALASLGYTVHFCGLGGTGYVAANGKTGNYIDALERGDWLLPYGSPPLVVLEGGGNDAARGATDQQISANAERLIAGVRGRYPEARLAMVGTLARGAANGGGRRTQVDALLGTVAARHSIPFVSVGDWLTRYNLTKSMADGVHMNADGHAALAVLLAQRLAEFTLQAPPPGLVAALTRR
- a CDS encoding ABC transporter ATP-binding protein, which translates into the protein MKGETLNASVEIQEAGISADRPLLEIKDLAITFATGNGDVQAVRNAHLTIMPGETVAIVGESGSGKSTTALAAIGLLPTNGRVSAGQILFDGEDISNAGEKRMIELRGNSIGMVPQDPMSNLNPVWKIGQQVRETLKANGLPDSQDDVATVLSQAGLPDAARRAKQYPHEFSGGMRQRALIAIGLSCQPRLLIADEPTSALDVTVQRQILDHLDKMTTELGTAVLLITHDLGLAAERADKVVVMYRGQVVESGPSLELLQNPQHPYTQRLVASAPSLASRRITVAKELGVETDDLLAPAEAVVVEPAMTEDVLQIQNLSKVFKLRSGFGKSMDFTAVDDVSFGVKRGTTTAIVGESGSGKSTVAQMVLNLLTPTSGKIIFDGVDTSTLNSKEIFAFRRRVQPIFQDPYGSLDPMYNIFRTIEEPLRTHKIGDKASREKKVRELLDQVALPQSTMQRYPNELSGGQRQRVAIARALALDPEVIICDEAVSALDVLVQAQVLNLLAELQSRLGLTYLFITHDLAVVRQIADHVCVMEKGKLVETGSTDDVFDAPRQDYTKALLNAIPGARLMLPPEVA
- a CDS encoding ABC transporter permease; protein product: MTPDVNNANYSAAAPAVRHKEHFVADLAETPLQATDRVKEDKAPLSLWGEAWKNLRKQPLFLISAVLILVVVAVSLFPGLFSGIDPTSEACQLANSDAGPADGHPLGFTQQGCDVYARVIFGTRSSVTVGLFTTIGVLLIGGIMGAVAGYYGGWVDAVLARINDIFFALPLILGAIVLMQLPMFRTNRTVWTLVLILVTFGWPQIARITRGAVIEVRNADFVVAARSLGVSKFGALMRHVMPNSLAPIIVVATISLGTFIVAESTLSFLGIGLPPSVMSWGNDIQAAQASLRSNPMPLLYPAIALSITVLSFIMLGDALRDALDPKARKR
- a CDS encoding ABC transporter permease; amino-acid sequence: MATYILKRFLQLIPVFLGATLLVYFLVFSLPGDPIVALFGDKPVNEAVASQLRAQYHLDQPFWIQYLLYLKSIFTFDLGLDFSGRPIAAVLGEVFPVTARLAVMALIFEAFFGIIFGLIAGLRKGKLFDATVLVASLIVIGIPIFVLGFLLQYFIGVQLAWAKPTVSSAATVQDLILPAIVLGLGSFAYVLRLTRTSVLENMSADYVRTASAKGLSRFKVVRVHILRNSLIPVITFLGADLGALMGGAIVTEGIFNIPGVGNRLYRAVLSGEGPTVVSIVTVLVLIYCLSNLLVDLLYAWLDPRIRYDS
- a CDS encoding ABC transporter substrate-binding protein, with amino-acid sequence MRFSRTSKALGMVAIAALALTGCGAGGGTTSGSGSTGGDTSKVILADGSEPQRPLMPADTNEVGGGKVIDMIFAGLVSYDPSGKPVNELAESIEGKDGQNFTIKIKKDQKFTNGEAITAKSFVDSWNFGAAAKNAQLSGAFFESIKGYDEASAEGSTVETMSGLKVVDDQTFTVELKQPESDWPLRLGYTAFVPVPSGALADPKGFGEKPVGNGPYKLADGGWQHNVQIQLVPNPEYNGPRKAKNAGVTFKIFQNDDAAYQDLLSNNLDILQTIPTSALKNFKSDLGERTINKPYAGNQTIAIPEYLPEWSGEAGKLRRQALSMAINRDEITKVIFSGARQPAKEFTAPVLDGYSDSIPGSENLKFDAAKAKETWAKADAIQKWDAEKTFTIAYNADKGGHKAWVEAVVNQLKNTLGIKVEGKPYATFKEARNDATAKTLTGAIRAGWQADYPSLYNFLGPIYKTGAGSNDADYANPTFDKSVSDGLAASSVAEGNKAMNKAQEILLTDLPAIPLWYQVAQGGWSDKVSNVDYGWDGVPLYYNITGK
- a CDS encoding ABC transporter ATP-binding protein, whose amino-acid sequence is MTDFIALDPVVPPPAGKGEPVLEVRNLSVDFGVDRKWVPAAIGLNYEVHAGEVLAIVGESGSGKSASSMALLGLLPSNSRVSGSVRLGGKELLGVNEANIRAVRGKDVAVIFQEPMTALNPVYTVGAQIVETVRLHSEVSPAEAKLRALRMLELVELPDPEKAFRSYPHQLSGGQRQRAMIAQSLSCDPKLLIADEPTTALDVTVQAEILDLMRNLRNKLDSAIVLITHDMGVVADLADRIAVMRRGVIVESGTAAEIFHNPQHEYTRALLAAVPHLGQGGTDSVADVDVTAALAAATHAEIVSIPEEELLRREQDNARALAAAGAATPEGVPVLELTGVAIEYPKQGRVPAFRAVEDANLVIYPGQVVGLVGESGSGKTTIGRAAVGLLPVAAGTMKVVGQDISAAKSNGRQLHEMRRHVGMVFQDPSSSLNPRLPIGESIGEPMFLAKVAKGADLQKRIEALLDQVELPREYRNRYPHELSGGQKQRVGIARALALKPKLMVADEPTSALDVSVQAKVLDLFQNLQRELGFACLFVTHDLAVVDVLADRICVMQRGRIVEQGTRDQILRNPQEPYTQRLLAAVPLPDPEKQRERRELRAQLLAAGES